Within Spinacia oleracea cultivar Varoflay chromosome 4, BTI_SOV_V1, whole genome shotgun sequence, the genomic segment TTTCTTTCTTAATTGTCGTTTTAACATTGGTATAATAATTTAGACGAAGTAAGATGTATGGCGTAAATGTAAAATAGATTGAGTGAATAGTAGTAAAAGAGTATTCCAAACTAGAATAAAGCACAATGTTAACAAGCAGACCAAATGTTAAAACTAttgtaaaatattattttaagcaaATATATCTTTAGaaactttttataaaaaaattgcaaACCTTGAACCGGGGCTTTATTTCTTGTTACATTACCTTTCAAAAAATTAATCTTGAAAGTCAAATTCTCTTTTGAAATTTCTTTGTTGAACAAGTACTTTTATGTTTCTCCAAAAAACTCTTCAATGTAATAATTTGCATGtagaaaaactcaaaaaaaattcagaacAATGAAAGGACGTAATAAAAAAACTACCTGCGACACAAAATATATCAAATCTAAATTTGTAATTACCTCATTTATACTGTGTAATATTCTTTAGCATGACagtttaagtattcaaagtacGTCATGATTCATACTCCGTACCAACCAATAGtaacttacaacaatcacaagTCATGCATACGTCAAAAAATCATGAGACTAACTCCACGTTTTGCAACTTTTTCTCACTTCAGTAATTTGGCCTATTTCAAAGAACAAAAGTATGTCCATAAGTGTTTAATTTCTTATATTATGAAAGGCATGGTCCATAGTCTTCATACTCTATATTTGTAGGACCCCTTAGAAAGTATTAGTCGTATTACCAACAAGAAAAATCTTTGATAAAGTAGTCAAGAAACATTTTCTACCTCACCTAAATTGCAAACAAAGAAGTTAGAAAATCGGTCCACACCGACCTCACGTTACTTGGTAGCCATATTCCAGAAACTTGTTATTCTTGTTATATATACGTACATCTTCCTTGTATTTCCTCACAACATTTAAACACATTTCTCGACTAGTCTCGCTACAAATGGCAAGGCTAACGACCCTAGTGGTAAAGTTGGTAATTTTGACAATCTTTGTGGCAAACACAAGTAGGGCCTGGGCCCAAACAACGTTGCAGGCCCATGCCGAAGAATGGGCGAAAACAGTTGATTCCGGTAGGGAGCTCACAACCACTCTTCAATTCTACTTCCATGATACCGTTAGCGGCAAGTCTCCAAGCGCGGTTAAGGTAGCTCAACCCATCCAGCCCGACCAACAAACACGTTCCGGCTTTGGAGTTCTTGTGATGGCCGATGACCCATTGACGGTCGGGCCTGACCCAAAGTCACAGCTTGTGGGACGTGCCCAAGGTCTTTATGGATCAGCTTGCCAGGATGAATTGGGCCTATTGATGGTTATGAGTTACAATTTCTTGGATGGGAAGTACAATGGAAGCTCCATTAGTATAATGGGCCGGAACTCGGCCATGAATCCGGTGAGAGAGATACCGGTTGTTGGTGGAACAGGATATTTTCGGATGGCCCGTGGGTATGCCCTAGCTCATACTTACTGGTTTGACTTGAATACCGGAGATGCCATTGTTGGTTACAATGTTA encodes:
- the LOC110786493 gene encoding dirigent protein 23-like translates to MARLTTLVVKLVILTIFVANTSRAWAQTTLQAHAEEWAKTVDSGRELTTTLQFYFHDTVSGKSPSAVKVAQPIQPDQQTRSGFGVLVMADDPLTVGPDPKSQLVGRAQGLYGSACQDELGLLMVMSYNFLDGKYNGSSISIMGRNSAMNPVREIPVVGGTGYFRMARGYALAHTYWFDLNTGDAIVGYNVTIIH